A window from Rhodospirillaceae bacterium encodes these proteins:
- a CDS encoding 50S ribosomal protein L19 has product MNVIGELEQEQIEKLTAERDFPLFAAGDTVRVQVRVVEGTRERLQAFEGVCIARSNRGLHTAFTVRKISNGEGVERIFQLYSPLIQSIELLRRGDVRRAKLYYLRGRTGKSARISEKRVERRVDNGSQAGEANKTDGGS; this is encoded by the coding sequence ATGAACGTGATCGGTGAGTTAGAACAGGAACAAATTGAAAAGTTGACTGCTGAGAGGGACTTCCCCCTTTTCGCGGCCGGCGACACGGTTCGTGTCCAAGTGCGGGTAGTGGAAGGCACTAGAGAGCGACTTCAGGCATTTGAAGGAGTCTGTATTGCGCGGTCAAATCGCGGTTTGCATACTGCCTTCACGGTGCGGAAGATAAGCAATGGGGAGGGCGTGGAGCGTATTTTCCAACTCTATTCTCCTTTGATACAAAGTATCGAGCTACTCAGGCGGGGAGATGTGCGTAGAGCTAAACTATATTACCTGCGTGGCCGTACTGGAAAATCCGCACGTATTTCAGAAAAGCGAGTGGAGCGGCGGGTCGATAACGGATCGCAGGCCGGGGAAGCTAATAAAACTGACGGGGGTTCCTAA
- a CDS encoding tRNA (guanosine(37)-N1)-methyltransferase TrmD has protein sequence MSGASSWTTHLLTLFPGMFPGALGVGLSGSAMAKGLWTLKTVDIRTFAGDKHGSVDGAPYGGGAGMVLRSDVVARALDSILDDCSGADGASVARVCLTPRGLPVSQKDIRRFVSGSGMVLLCGRFEGIDQRVIEARDLEEISLGDIVLSSGEPAALALIDACVRLLPGVMGNDEGLVTESFERELLEYPHYTRPRIWEGLEVPEILTSGDHKKIDSWRRQQAEVVTKERRPDMWKRYKSMGLGDKTQVGRLEGESD, from the coding sequence ACTGTTTCCTGGAATGTTTCCGGGGGCCCTCGGGGTTGGCTTAAGTGGGTCGGCAATGGCTAAGGGCTTGTGGACACTGAAAACAGTAGACATCAGGACCTTTGCAGGCGATAAACACGGGTCTGTGGACGGGGCCCCGTATGGAGGTGGGGCAGGTATGGTGCTTAGGAGTGATGTGGTTGCCAGGGCACTTGACAGTATTTTGGATGATTGTAGTGGAGCGGATGGGGCCAGTGTAGCGAGGGTGTGTCTGACCCCCAGAGGCTTGCCGGTCTCGCAAAAGGATATTAGGCGGTTCGTGTCGGGATCAGGTATGGTCCTGTTGTGTGGCCGATTCGAGGGTATTGATCAAAGAGTAATAGAAGCAAGGGATCTGGAAGAAATTAGCTTGGGCGATATTGTATTATCTTCTGGGGAGCCCGCTGCGTTGGCTCTGATAGATGCTTGTGTGCGCTTGTTGCCGGGTGTAATGGGTAATGATGAAGGTCTTGTGACAGAGAGTTTTGAGAGGGAATTGTTGGAATACCCCCATTATACACGGCCCCGCATCTGGGAGGGATTAGAGGTGCCGGAGATTCTTACTTCGGGTGACCATAAAAAAATTGATTCTTGGCGTCGTCAACAGGCCGAGGTTGTTACGAAGGAGCGGCGGCCCGATATGTGGAAGCGGTACAAGTCGATGGGTTTAGGTGACAAAACCCAGGTTGGTAGATTGGAAGGCGAGAGCGACTAA